CTTACTTTTAGCAATTTAACTCCGAAGCTATCTAAAAAGATGATTAATAAATTTGTAAAAACTAATGAATATCAAAAGTTTTACCAAAGACTCTCTACACTAGATAGAAAAGAAATGATAAACTTTGAAAACAATACTGAATATAGAATAGAAAAAGTAAATGATGCTACCTTTGAAATTGCAAAAAACTTTTTAATTGACAATGATTTTTACCCAGATTCTAGAGATAGATGAATTAAAGAATACAAAAAACAAAAAAATAAACTTGGTTTTTTAATGTTTGATAATCAAAAAGTTATTGCTCATGCATGCATTGTATATGAAACAGATGAATATTCAATTTTATGAGGTGTTTTAGTTGATGAAAATTACCGTGGAAAAGGATTAGCTAAAATTATTGTTAGCCATTTATGTTCATACATTTTTCAACAAGACAAAAGTAAGAAGATACTTTTATACTACACAGAAGATAGAATTGGAAACATCTATAAAAACATTGGTTTTGTAGATAAGGCAGAACTATTTAGTCTTGAAAGAATAGAAAAAGAAAGTTCTTATCAAAATAAAAAGAAAACTATTGCTTCTAATTTCAAAAACTTATTTAATAAATTCAAATCTAAAAAAGTTAGTAAAGAAAGTTCTAAAGGAAAAGGTAATGTCAATTTTTTGTTAGAAAATAAGTCTAAATTTATTCTTTCTTACAAAAAGATTGTAGCTGAATCAAAGATATTATTAAACAAATTTAAATACCAATTAAATGACTTAGAAAAAGATAAATTTATAGCATTTGTAAATGAATTTATCATCGATAATTTCATTAATTTATATAACGAAGAAAATACCTTTTTCCAAAGAAAAATAGATTTAAAAGATTTTGATGCACAAAATTATGATAAGTTAATTCAAGAATTAATAACATTTTTAAATATCGATTCTGTTTTCTTTTTTTCACCACCAAATAAAATGCTTTTTAATATGTATGTTTTCGTAAGTGTTTATTCAAAAATATATAAAACAAAAGATAAATATACTGAAGAAATATACAAATTTCTAGATAAAGACACCAGAGAATTTTTTGATTTTATTAATAGCTGCACAAATGACTTTGAACAAAAATTACTACAAGCAGAAAATGAAGACAAAAATAAAACTGAAAACAACTTTATTGATAGATATGTGGCAACTAAAATTCAATTAAATTATGATTTATTACTCAATTATCATTGAATGAAATATGTTACAGGTTGATTTGATAATTCAGATGGAAGTAATAATTTAGATTTAGTAAAGCATCCTGAATTTCCAAAATTCCCTTTTTATAATGATCCATTTCAATATAAATTAGAAAATTGCGAATTAAATGAACTTAAAATAGATGAAAAGTTTGGATATTTTGACAAATATTTGATTACATATGAATCAATTGTTGAAAGTGATGTTGTTCCATTCAAAGAAAAAGTTAATTTTGATAAAAGCAAAATAAATGATCAAATTGAACAATTAAATTATGCAATGAATGAGCCAGATATCGAAAATATAGCTATAGTTGGTGAGTTTTCGTCAGGGAAAACAAGTTTGATCAAAAATTATGTTGAAAATGATAAAAAATCTAGCAAAAATACTATTTGAATTGATTGAAGTAGTAATGATACAGAAAACTTGAAATTAGAAGATAACATTGCAAAACAAATAATTTACCAAATACCATTGAAAAAACAAGATCAATCCAAAATTAAGGTAAAAAGAAAAGTTTCTGAACTATTTAAAATCGCCGCAGGTTTTATTTTAGCAATGTTAACTTGCGTGTTTATTGCTTTTTTTAGTAACAAGGAAGTAGTGAATTATTGAAATAATAATAAAATATATCTTGTTGTTTTCCTTTCCTTTTTTGTACTGCTTTTTACAATTATTTTTTATTCAATTACAAAATTGGTAATTAACAATTTTTGAAGAATTAAAAAGATTTCAATTAAAGGTAACACAACAGAACTCGAACAAAACAATAGTTTTCTAGGCAAAAATATTGATGATTTAATTTTCATCATCAATAATGCTGGAATCAAATATATCATTTTTGACAATGTAAAAATTGATGATGATTGAGAAGGTGCTTTAAAAACTTTAAATTCACTTAAAGAAATGATCTTTTTGATTAACAAAAATAAAGCTCAATTAAATCCTAAAAAGCAAAATGAAAAAGCTACTTTTGTTTATTGTATTGAGATGAATAAAAATGTAAATAAATTAAATAAGATTTTTGACTATCAAATAAGATTAAATTCAGGTTTGGATGAAAGCGTGATCGAAAAAACAGTTGATAATATTCAAAAATCAATATCTACAATTAGTGGAACCAATATTATTGAATCTGGATTCCCAGATTATAGATTTATTCAAAAAGATTTCTTAAATAAAAGACTTAGAAAATACTTTTCATTTATCTCGAATTGAAAAACACTTAAAAACATTCAATATCAAGTAATTAATTACGACTTAATAAGTAAAAACAAATTTATCGAAGATTTAACTAAAGAAATTGAAAACTCAATTTCAAAATTAGAAAACTATGGCTTTTACAATCAGTTTAAAAAAATATTTTCACAAATGACTATAGGTGCTAAAGCAATAGAAATTGATAAATGAGAAAAGTTAAAAAACGAACTTAAGAAATGTGTAGAACCAAATTGTCAATATTGCGCTAAATTCTATAATAAATATTATGCTATACTAAAATTCAAAGATTCTGACTCACTTAAAAAAGTATTAGCTGTAGAAAACAATTCTTGTGAAGATTATTTTAAAAATGACTTTCTTTTCAATTACCTTTCCGATTATTTTTTATTCAATTTAAATGAAAATGGTTTTATAGACAATAACAAAAGAATCGAGATTATTCAAAAATCTCAAATTAGATTCCAATCTCTAATCAATTTTTTAGGTTTTGTTGTGTATCAAAACACAAATGATAATAATATAGAATTATTAAACATATTTAAAAAGGTTCAAGAAACAAAGAAAAAAATCGAAAATTATATGTTAAATGATCAGAGTGTAAAAGATACTTTAAACATTCAAATTTGTAAAGAATTTATCAAGCATTTATACACAAAAATAATTGAAATCGAAAATAAACACATTGCCATCTCTAAAAATAGTTCAAGATATTACTATTTGCTTTACATTCTACAAAATCAAGAAGAAAAACTCATCAATAGCGACGAAGTATACGTAATAGTTGAAAAAATAAGACAAAAAATTATTGCTGAATATGTAAAAAGACATCCAATTTTCCACATCAAAAAATTTGTTAAATTAAAAAACGAAACAAAAACGCCTAGAATAAACAAAAAGAATACGAATAATAAAATTATTGAAGAGTTATTAAGCAACGAACAAATAAGTGCAAAATTAAAAGAAAATGTTAATCCTTCTGATTTAGTTTTGGATAATAAAAAGTTATCAAAATGTCACTTAATAGAGCATATAAATATCAAAAATAAAAATTTTTCTTTAAATGGTTCTTCGTTTATAAATTCAAATCTAGATTGTTATTTTATTGAAGAAAAAGATATCGAAAACTTGATTGATGTTTTATTAAAACAAACAAATTTCAAAGGTGAAATTGATAAAAAGTACCTAAATACATCATCATTTACATCTCTTTATAACTCTATAAATGAGTTTAGAACCATAGAATTTGGGTTAAACGCTGAGGAAATAAAAATTAGTAAATATCTTAGTCAACTAATTTGTGCAAAAGATTCTAAGTTAAGCTCTAAAATTAAAAGAAAACGTAAAAAAAGAGAAATAAACAAAAAATAGTATGAAAATTAAAATATAGAGAGTAAAAATGAAAGATAAAAAGCAAATTGTTCATAGCTTTGCAAAGAAATTAAGCTACCTTTCAATGGAACGAATTTACGATATTTTCGCAAATTTAAGTAATATTTTTGAATTTACTGAAAACCATGCAGAAAACGATCATATGCACAATCAAGAAGTGTATGTTGAAGATTTTCAAAACATGAAAAAAGTAAAATTGACTCATCCATATAACAGCTTTGTTTTGTTAAACAAAAATGCTAAATCAGTGGATAGATTTGAAGGTTTATCTTATGAAGATCAAGAAAGTCATAAGTTACCTTTCCTTATTCCTAATGGATTTAAAATTGATAGAACTTTAGGAATGGAACCAGCAACTCGTTATTACACAGATGTTTTAGTTTCAAGAAATCAATTCAAGGAAATGACAAATAGATGAAAATCAAATGCACATGAACATGAATCAAAAGGACTTTACAAATTAAGATTTGAAATCAAAGAACCAATTCAAATCGATGAAAACATGATTAAAAACCTTGAATGTTTACACTATTCAGAAGAGAACTTTTGTTACCCAACATGTGCTGATGAATTTGACCCAATTTATTCAGAAGAACAATTAATTGGAATGGGGCACCCACAACATTTTTCAGGTTTCCTTTTAAATTCAGGTGTGAAACCTTCGATGTTTGTTTGCTTAAAAGAACACAATGATCAAAACATTTATCACCCAACACCAATTAGTAAAGAAGAAACTGTTGAAGCTATTGAAAAAATGCTTGATAATATTTATCTTGAAAATGAAAACTCTGAAACTTTATTATTACTTGAGAAAAATTTAAATAGCATTATTGAAATAATACAAAAAGAAGAGCAATAATTATTAATGGCATTAAAAAACGAATAACCTTACAAAATAGGGTTATTCGTTTTATTTTGCGTTTCCAGCATTCTAATTAGTAGTTAGTTCTAACATCTGAATAATTGATAATACCATCTTCAAAAGAAGGAAGTTCTAAATAGTTTTGAATTAATATTTTCTCAAAAGTTTTTTCGCTAAGAGCATTATTTAAAATTACCGGAATATTAAAATGATTGTTAAAAGCATTTATTATTTTAATTTGCTCATATGTTGTTTTGGTGTTTAAATAGCTTAAAAATTCTTCTAAATTCGAAGCGCTTATGAACTTTTGAATCGCTTCATCGCTCGCTAAATCTAAAAAATAGCTAAAGCTTTTTAAAGAATGAAAATCATCTCAAACCACTTTAAAAAAGCTATCAAGTGAATTGTTTAAATAAGAAATATGGGCTTTTTGGAAAAAGTAAGTTTTATTTTGATCATATTTTTCAATTTGCACATTTAAATCAAAATTTTCATTTAAGATGTTTTTATATCTTTCAAGAAGCCGCTTATCTTTCTCTGAAAAGTTATCTAAAAAAGGTATAGTGAAGCTAATTTTTGCACCTGGATGAGATAATTTAAATTTACTTATCATAGAAGCGATAATCTCTTTTAATCCTTTGAAATTAGCACTTCTAAGTTGCTTGTTTAAATCAAGAATGTTATCTTTTTGATAATACACTTCTTTTTCAATAAAATAGTTGCTTTCAAAATTCTCAAAACTAGTTAAAGTCGATAAATAATAAGCAGATGAAAGCGAGTCAAAATTATTGTTTTGTTGATCAATCCCTTGTAACTTCATACTTGCAAGTGGAGCTACATTTCAATAATAATTACTATCATTTAGTTTAGCAATTGTATATGGGTTTAAAAGCATTGATAAAGCTTTTTCAAAATTAAATAATTCCTTTTTAGTTAAAGAATTTATGAAGTTTGCAAAATCATTACTGAAAGCATTATTTGGCTTATCACTCTGCAATTCGCTATTATAAGTTCATTTGAAAATTGCATCTTTGCTATTAAATGAAACAACTTCGTTATATCCATAAATATCCGAATATTTAAGTACATTTTCTTGTTGTTTTGAATTTAAAGTGTTGTAATTAAGTATTGAAATTAAATTTTGACGGTAGGCTCTAAGCGATTGAATTCTGAAGGTTTCTTCATCAAGTGGGACTGGGTTGTAATTAAAAATTATTTTAGCAAGTGAATCATTTGCATTATTGAAAATATCATTTGCTGAATAATTATTTTTTAAAAGAATTAACTTGTTAACTTCATTTTCACTTACTACGTATGTACCTAAAAATAAGTCTTTTTCATTTTTGACACTAGGTTGAAAAATAAAGTTGTTCATTACTTCGTTTTGAATGAATAAATCAAGTTTTGTTTCTTTATTTAAATCAAAAGCACTAAAAATTAATTTATTATTTTGGTAGCTAAAAGCAACATTATATAAGGTTTTAATTTTCTGTAAATATGCCTGATTATTTAATAAATTATTAGCTATATCACTTGCTTGAAATAACTTATTAGTTTGCTGCCCATTTTTGTCTACGTAAAAAAGGTTCTCTTTTAAGTTAAATTCAATTTTGCTTGCCTTTTTTACTTTATTTCAAAAATCAGGATGATTAATTGATGTAGATGTAGGTGAACTAACTTTTAAAATAGGTTTGCTATACCCACTCCCTTTATCTGGCTTAGTTAAATTGAGATTATAATCGCTATCAATAAAGCTAAATTGAGTTAAATTACCATTATTATCAGGTAAATAAACGATGATGCTATCTGCTAAATAAAAATTCAAAATCTTCTTAGTTACGCTATCAAAATTATTGTTAATTTTATCTTCATGAACTTTACCTTGGTGAGAATAAGAAATGAGTGGTGCAAAAATAGTGCGAATTATTTCGTTATTAATGTAGCTATCAGTAGGCTTTAGAGCTTGATTTTGATAAAGGATATTGGCTTGATTTTCATTTTTAATAAAGACATTATTAGCATGAATATTATCAAAATCAACACAAGAATTAGCTACAAAAGGAGCGCTGCAAGCAGCTATTAAACTTAAAAAAGTTAATGTTTTTTTCATATTCTACCTTAGATTTTTGGATAAAGTGCCATATTTAAACTTGCACCAATAATTTTAAAAATAACAATTAAAGCAATCGAAATAACAATTGTGCTAATGCTTAAGTAATAATTGCTAAAATCTTCAATAATTTGTTTATATAAATTCCCAATATTAATGTGTGAATTAATATTTTCAACATTAAAAAAACTTAATGCTGCTATCGAAAGAAAACTTAATGAAAGTTGATCGCTAAAAAATGAAAGGTTGTAAAAAATAATTTGCTTAAAAATAACTCTTAAAATAATTCTAGAATTTGAATAACCAATTGTTTTATAACCATCAATATATGAAAGGACCTTAATTTCTTGACATTTGTGATAGCTAGTATAAAAAATGCTAAAAAATCCAACAATACTTAAAAAGCAAATTGCTTTAGCTAGTGAATAACCAAAAAGCAAGAACAAGCTAATTGTTAAAAATAAATAAGGAACCACAATTACTGCACTTAAAATAAAGTAACTACTTTTATAGAGTGCTTTATTAGAACAAAACCCAACTAAGCTACCAATTAAACTTCCAAAAAAGAGCTGAATTAAACCAGAAATGAAGGTAATTAAGAGAGTAATTAAAATTGAATCGGTCATTAAGGTGAAATTATCAATGCCAACTGAATTAGTTCCAAAGTAAGTTTTAAGCTCATCTTTTGGGCTTAAAAAACTTAAAACTTGATAAGGATTATATTTGATTATATAAAAAGATTTGTAGTTTGTAATTGACTCAAAATCAATAATTCCTTTCTTGTTTAAATTCATTAAATAATCTGTATCAGGTCCATTTTCAAAAGTTCGGCTAATAATCGGATTATTAACTGGTGGAAGGTTATATACCAAAGAAGAATCATAAATAGCTTTATCACTTTGATATGGAGAAAGAAAGTGATTAAGGACTAGTAAAAGCAAAAGTATAAGCAAGGCAAAAAGAGCAATAATCACGCTTTTGTTTTTAAAAAAGCGTTTTCAATAAAGTTTTTGCTGAGAAATTAGCACTGTTGCGCTTGCAAAAGTTTGACTTTTGCTTGCAAAATTAAATTGATTAGCTTGCATTGCTTACTCCTTTACTTAAATGGTCTGCAAAATCAAGGTGTGCTTTGCTTGCTTTAACCAAAAACACTCTTTCAAAAGGATTGATAATTTTTAAAACCACTTCAATTATAAGTTGTAAAAGCAAAATTAAAAGTGACATAGCGATTAAATAAATAAAAAATAAGTTTCCATTATTTTTTAAAGCGCTCATTAAAATGACACTAGTTCCTGGGACTTGAAAAATTCTCTCCACAATTAAATCAAAAGATAAAATGGTAGTAAAAATAATAAGAGCTGATGGTAAAAAGCTAATAAAAGTATTTTTAAAAACAGATTTAAAGTAAATTGCAACCTTACTAAACCCTTGCGCTTTTAAAAACTTATTATATTCATTACTTAGTTCAACAATTACAGAATTACGCACAAAAATAGCAAATACGCTTGCACAAATGACAATAATAAGTAAATTCGGAATAATTAAAGATAAAAATGAAACGTAGCTATTAGCTATTTGTGTTTCAACGTAAATAGAAGGAAGATCAATTTGCTCAGCAAAAACTACTAAAATTGGTGCAATTACAAAAACTGGCAATGCACTAAAAATATAAATAATTAAGTTAGAATATTGCGTAATTTTTGATTTATAAAAATATCCTGAAATGGTTCCGATGATAAAACCTAAAATTAAGGATATTCCAAAGGAAGGCAGAATAACTTTCAGTGAATTATTAAAATAAAGTCCAAAGATGCTTGTTTCGCTAGCTAGAAAGATTTTGAAAGAGAATAATTTTAAGGTAAATATAGCGAAATTATAAGAAAGATTTAAACTATTGATGTTAATTAATAAAAATGCTAATAAAGTGATTGTTATAATGCTTAAAACACCTAAAAGTAGGTCTTTTAAAAATAATTGATAGAAGTACCTAATCATAACATCCTAAAATAATAAAAAGTTGCTTAAAAAAGCAACTTAGGTTTTAATCGATTAAATTGTTTGATTTTAATGCTTCTTGAAGAGCAGCCATAGCAGCTTCTTCATCTTCACCACTAATTTTGATTGTAACTTCAGCACCACTTTTAACACCAAGAGCCATGATGTTCATAATTGATTTTAAGTTTCCTTCTTTTCCACCTGATGATAATTTAGCATCTGATTTAAATTTTGACGCTGTGCTAACAATTAAAGTAGCAGGACGTGCGTGTAATCCAATTGGATCAATAATTTTACATGTAAATTCTTTCATATTTTATCCTTTCTATTTTAATACCTAACTTTAGTATTTATTTTAGATTAATCAACAATGTAATAACATTATACCACATTCCGAATGTAAATAATATTATATCAACGGTTTAGTTAAATCTATTAAATAGCAAACGAAATGTCACACCCTTGAGTTTTAAAATTAAAAATCTACATCTTAGATAAAATTTTAATTAATAAAGGAGTGACTATGGGTGTCTTTAAAATAACAACACATAAAAAAACGAGCTATTATGAAGAAAGAAAAGCTCAAATAATAGCAGGTATTATAAGGTTTTGAAACAAAAGAACAAACAAAGAACTTGCTAGGATGTATCACGTCAGTGTCAGAACAATAATTAGATACAAACAAGAAATAAAACCATTTATAGAAAATGGTACTTTTAACGTTGCTCACAAAGGTAGAAAAAATGAAAATGCACTCAAATATAATGATGAAACTATAAATAAAATTATGTGTGATTATTATGATTTTTCTGAAGAATTTTTCCCTAAAAATGCAACTATTAATACCGCTCCTTTTTGACTTTATTATTATGAAAAAGTAAAACAAAATTTTAATATTAGTTATTCACAAGCTTTTAGAAGAGTTAAAAAGCAAGGTTTCATTAACATCCAAATGACAAGAAAAGGTAAAAGAGAATCTAGAAAAATTAGAAGATTGCTTAAACAAGAAATTGGTGAAAAAACTTCACTTTTCACAAGAATTGGTTCTTTAGAAATTGATGAGCGTGAGAAGAAAAGAAAAAGCGTTTATCAAGCTAAAAATATACATTTAAAATTTGGTGAAAATGTTGAATTAGATGCTTGTCAAGAAATATTTTTTGGGGATAAAAAAGTTTTCATTTACCACGCAATTGATTCAGCTACAGGTAAATTACTTGAACTTCAATGTGAAGAGCAAGAAACAAATGTGGGTTACCAAAAGCTAATTGATAAACTCTTTAAAAAATATGGATTTCCTTCAAATATAACAACAGATCGCAGAAGAACTTTTTGAGGTTCAGAAAAAACATACACAATGTTTGAAGAGGCTTTAATCGATAGAGGAATTACTTTATTTGTGTCATCTAATCCTAAAGATAAGCCAAATGTGGAAAGATCTTTTGCTAGTGCTCAAAATTATTACCCTTATTTATTTAAAAATAAAGGTATTGATTCTATTGATGAATTAAATAAAAGAAGCGAAGAAATTATTGACGAATATAACAAACATTTTCAAAAAACAGAAGGTAATAAAGAAACCAAATTTATCAAAAATGATCATAATTCAAACATTTATGATTTTTCTTTAAGAATTAGAAGAAGAGTAAATAATGGGGTTGTTATGTATAAAAATAAAATGCTCGCCCCTTACGACGAACATAATAAAAGATTAATGTTTTTTTCACAAAACGGAAAAGATATTAATTTATGTTTAGATGTAAACCAAAACTTGTATTTCGAAATCAATAATAAGAAATATATTGCAAAAGTTGTTGAAGAATCCGAATTAAATGAAACCGAAATTTATGCTTTAGCTAAAGGGTGAGATATTTCTATCCCACAAGTACATGTGATTGCAAAGGCAATTGTAAATTCTAGAAAATTCACTTTAGCACAGTCACAATTAAGACATTTCCCCAACGAAATTCTTAAAAATGAAAACGCACAAAAGATAATCAAAATACTTGAAAGAAGTGAACAGATTTTGTTAAAACTTTATAACTTACTTGAAAAAGATATAGAGTGAAAAGATAAAGTTGCATTCATTAACAACTAATATCACAAAACATATTTTATAATCAACAATTTCTTTATGAATTTTGAAGTTCTTTTGGTTCTTTTCTTCGAAAGAAAAGAAGGCCCGTGCTGTAGGACAAATATTGAATTTGTAAAACCAAAAACTAACATACAAAATTAATTGATTTTATTAATTCAATACTTAAATTTTATTTCAATAATTAATATCAGAATTGCTTGTGTTGAATTCTTAAGAATTCAATATAATTATATTAAAAGAAACAAACAAGAGTGACAATTCGTTTAATAATTTACAAATGTAAATAATATTATATCAACGGTTTAGTTAAATCAAAGATGAATTTTTCAAAAAGGTTATATTCTCCAGTAAGATTTCCAAGGTTTGAAATCTCGACGCAGTTCTTACGGTATTTTTCAAAAATTTGATTAATTTGACCGGTAGCTTCACCAGAGATAATATCCATTGTTTCATATTGTGAAAACATACTTCGGCTATCCATATTATTTGTACCCATTCAGGCAATTTTATTATCAACTAACCCCATTTTCGAATGGAGAAAATGATCTTTATAAATTCAAATTTTAAGACCGTATTTCCGAAGTTCATTAAGCTGATTTAAAGTAATTTTATAAACCATTTTTTTATCCGGAAGACCTGGAATGAAAATTTCCACATCAACTCCACTTTTTAAAGCTAAAATGATTTGTTTGGTAAGTGCACTTGTAATTGAAAAATAAGGAGTGGCAATCTTGATTGATTTTTTGGCCATTGCAAACATTTTAAGTCAATAAAATTCGGCTTCAGATTCTTCAAATGAAGGTGAATCTGAAACAAATAAAAGATCATTTTTGAAATTATTTAAGTTATAACCGTGTTTGTAATATAAATAATTTTCAAGTTCCATATCCTTATGCGTAATTGACTTTCACATCTTAACAAAGTGAAGATTGTAATTATTAACGTACGGACCTACAATTCGGTAGTTAACATCAATTCAATGTCCATATTTTTTTGAAAGAGATGCATATTCATCAGAGATGTTATTTCCACCTGAAAATACTATTGAAGAATCAATTAAAATGAATTTTTGGTGGTTTCTTGAAAAGCTTGAGCTATTGATAAAAGGGTAGTAAATTTTACCAATATACCCAATTTGCACTCCTAATTTTTTTAATTTCCGAATTTTATGTTTTTGTGAAATCATAGCCCCAAAATCATCAATGAGTCACTTAATTTCAACCCCTTCAAGGGCTTTTTCTTTTAAAAGTTCAATAAATTCAGTAGTTATTTCACTTTTTTTGATGATGTAAGTGATAATGAAAATTGACTTTTTAGCTTTTTTGATTTGTTCAAGCAGCACTTCGTAAAAACGATAACCATCAGAATAAATATCAATTGCACCTGGAAGCGAACTTTTTTCACGAATTCTTTCATAAGGGTGAATTATTTCGTTATGACGGTTAGCATTTTCAATAATACCTTTTGATTCATAATATCTTAATTTATACTTTGGATCATTTTCAAGTTTTAATTCAATTTTGTTTCTTGTCATAAAACCAAATGCTAAAAATATGAAATGTCCAATGAAAGGAATGAATAAAATCAGATAGATTCAGCTCATTTTAGCTTCAATTTGGCGATTTTGCTTAATGATAATTAAAGCGAAAGCACAATTTAAAATATATAAAACGAAAATTAAAACTGAAATATAACTTT
This genomic window from Mycoplasmopsis gallinacea contains:
- a CDS encoding GNAT family N-acetyltransferase: MIKRKPKYLTFSNLTPKLSKKMINKFVKTNEYQKFYQRLSTLDRKEMINFENNTEYRIEKVNDATFEIAKNFLIDNDFYPDSRDRWIKEYKKQKNKLGFLMFDNQKVIAHACIVYETDEYSILWGVLVDENYRGKGLAKIIVSHLCSYIFQQDKSKKILLYYTEDRIGNIYKNIGFVDKAELFSLERIEKESSYQNKKKTIASNFKNLFNKFKSKKVSKESSKGKGNVNFLLENKSKFILSYKKIVAESKILLNKFKYQLNDLEKDKFIAFVNEFIIDNFINLYNEENTFFQRKIDLKDFDAQNYDKLIQELITFLNIDSVFFFSPPNKMLFNMYVFVSVYSKIYKTKDKYTEEIYKFLDKDTREFFDFINSCTNDFEQKLLQAENEDKNKTENNFIDRYVATKIQLNYDLLLNYHWMKYVTGWFDNSDGSNNLDLVKHPEFPKFPFYNDPFQYKLENCELNELKIDEKFGYFDKYLITYESIVESDVVPFKEKVNFDKSKINDQIEQLNYAMNEPDIENIAIVGEFSSGKTSLIKNYVENDKKSSKNTIWIDWSSNDTENLKLEDNIAKQIIYQIPLKKQDQSKIKVKRKVSELFKIAAGFILAMLTCVFIAFFSNKEVVNYWNNNKIYLVVFLSFFVLLFTIIFYSITKLVINNFWRIKKISIKGNTTELEQNNSFLGKNIDDLIFIINNAGIKYIIFDNVKIDDDWEGALKTLNSLKEMIFLINKNKAQLNPKKQNEKATFVYCIEMNKNVNKLNKIFDYQIRLNSGLDESVIEKTVDNIQKSISTISGTNIIESGFPDYRFIQKDFLNKRLRKYFSFISNWKTLKNIQYQVINYDLISKNKFIEDLTKEIENSISKLENYGFYNQFKKIFSQMTIGAKAIEIDKWEKLKNELKKCVEPNCQYCAKFYNKYYAILKFKDSDSLKKVLAVENNSCEDYFKNDFLFNYLSDYFLFNLNENGFIDNNKRIEIIQKSQIRFQSLINFLGFVVYQNTNDNNIELLNIFKKVQETKKKIENYMLNDQSVKDTLNIQICKEFIKHLYTKIIEIENKHIAISKNSSRYYYLLYILQNQEEKLINSDEVYVIVEKIRQKIIAEYVKRHPIFHIKKFVKLKNETKTPRINKKNTNNKIIEELLSNEQISAKLKENVNPSDLVLDNKKLSKCHLIEHINIKNKNFSLNGSSFINSNLDCYFIEEKDIENLIDVLLKQTNFKGEIDKKYLNTSSFTSLYNSINEFRTIEFGLNAEEIKISKYLSQLICAKDSKLSSKIKRKRKKREINKK
- a CDS encoding OppA family ABC transporter substrate-binding lipoprotein, which translates into the protein MKKTLTFLSLIAACSAPFVANSCVDFDNIHANNVFIKNENQANILYQNQALKPTDSYINNEIIRTIFAPLISYSHQGKVHEDKINNNFDSVTKKILNFYLADSIIVYLPDNNGNLTQFSFIDSDYNLNLTKPDKGSGYSKPILKVSSPTSTSINHPDFWNKVKKASKIEFNLKENLFYVDKNGQQTNKLFQASDIANNLLNNQAYLQKIKTLYNVAFSYQNNKLIFSAFDLNKETKLDLFIQNEVMNNFIFQPSVKNEKDLFLGTYVVSENEVNKLILLKNNYSANDIFNNANDSLAKIIFNYNPVPLDEETFRIQSLRAYRQNLISILNYNTLNSKQQENVLKYSDIYGYNEVVSFNSKDAIFKWTYNSELQSDKPNNAFSNDFANFINSLTKKELFNFEKALSMLLNPYTIAKLNDSNYYWNVAPLASMKLQGIDQQNNNFDSLSSAYYLSTLTSFENFESNYFIEKEVYYQKDNILDLNKQLRSANFKGLKEIIASMISKFKLSHPGAKISFTIPFLDNFSEKDKRLLERYKNILNENFDLNVQIEKYDQNKTYFFQKAHISYLNNSLDSFFKVVWDDFHSLKSFSYFLDLASDEAIQKFISASNLEEFLSYLNTKTTYEQIKIINAFNNHFNIPVILNNALSEKTFEKILIQNYLELPSFEDGIINYSDVRTNY
- a CDS encoding ABC transporter permease, producing the protein MQANQFNFASKSQTFASATVLISQQKLYWKRFFKNKSVIIALFALLILLLLLVLNHFLSPYQSDKAIYDSSLVYNLPPVNNPIISRTFENGPDTDYLMNLNKKGIIDFESITNYKSFYIIKYNPYQVLSFLSPKDELKTYFGTNSVGIDNFTLMTDSILITLLITFISGLIQLFFGSLIGSLVGFCSNKALYKSSYFILSAVIVVPYLFLTISLFLLFGYSLAKAICFLSIVGFFSIFYTSYHKCQEIKVLSYIDGYKTIGYSNSRIILRVIFKQIIFYNLSFFSDQLSLSFLSIAALSFFNVENINSHINIGNLYKQIIEDFSNYYLSISTIVISIALIVIFKIIGASLNMALYPKI
- a CDS encoding ABC transporter permease subunit is translated as MIRYFYQLFLKDLLLGVLSIITITLLAFLLININSLNLSYNFAIFTLKLFSFKIFLASETSIFGLYFNNSLKVILPSFGISLILGFIIGTISGYFYKSKITQYSNLIIYIFSALPVFVIAPILVVFAEQIDLPSIYVETQIANSYVSFLSLIIPNLLIIVICASVFAIFVRNSVIVELSNEYNKFLKAQGFSKVAIYFKSVFKNTFISFLPSALIIFTTILSFDLIVERIFQVPGTSVILMSALKNNGNLFFIYLIAMSLLILLLQLIIEVVLKIINPFERVFLVKASKAHLDFADHLSKGVSNAS
- a CDS encoding HPr family phosphocarrier protein yields the protein MKEFTCKIIDPIGLHARPATLIVSTASKFKSDAKLSSGGKEGNLKSIMNIMALGVKSGAEVTIKISGEDEEAAMAALQEALKSNNLID